From one [Ruminococcus] lactaris ATCC 29176 genomic stretch:
- the hprK gene encoding HPr(Ser) kinase/phosphatase: protein MDGVRLTEIVEKMNLKNLTPGVDITERKVHVPDVNRPALQLTGFFDHFDLNRVQIIGNVECAYLETLTRERKDEIYEKLLAHKVPCIVFSNDLQPESEFIETAEKNDIPVFGTCKKTSSFMGELIRWLNVKLAPCISIHGVLVDVYGVGVLIMGESGIGKSEAALELIKRGHRLVTDDVVEIRKVSDETLVGSAPDITRHFIELRGIGIVDVKSMFGVQSVRETQNIDLVITLEDWSREKEYDRLGLEEEYTEFLGNKVVCHNIPIRPGRNLAIIVESAAVNHRQKQMGYNAAQELYKRVQENLAKKRR, encoded by the coding sequence ATGGATGGTGTAAGATTAACTGAGATTGTAGAAAAGATGAATCTGAAAAATCTCACTCCCGGAGTGGATATTACCGAGCGTAAGGTTCATGTACCGGATGTCAACAGACCGGCTTTGCAACTGACCGGCTTTTTTGATCATTTTGATCTGAATCGTGTTCAGATTATTGGAAATGTAGAGTGTGCCTATCTTGAGACACTTACGAGAGAGAGAAAAGATGAAATCTATGAAAAGCTTCTGGCACATAAAGTACCGTGTATTGTATTCAGTAATGATCTTCAGCCGGAATCTGAGTTTATAGAGACCGCAGAAAAGAATGATATTCCTGTGTTCGGAACCTGCAAAAAGACTTCCTCTTTTATGGGTGAGCTGATCCGCTGGCTGAATGTGAAGCTTGCTCCATGCATTTCAATTCACGGAGTACTTGTGGATGTATATGGTGTAGGCGTCCTGATCATGGGTGAGAGTGGGATCGGTAAAAGCGAGGCCGCTTTGGAACTGATTAAGAGAGGTCATCGTCTGGTGACAGATGATGTAGTTGAGATCCGCAAGGTCAGTGATGAGACACTGGTGGGTTCTGCACCGGATATTACAAGACATTTCATCGAACTTCGGGGAATCGGTATCGTAGATGTTAAGTCAATGTTTGGTGTGCAGAGTGTCAGAGAGACGCAGAATATCGATCTGGTGATCACGTTGGAAGACTGGAGCAGAGAGAAAGAGTATGACCGGCTCGGACTGGAAGAAGAGTATACAGAGTTCCTTGGCAACAAGGTAGTATGCCACAATATTCCGATTCGTCCGGGAAGAAATCTTGCGATCATCGTAGAGTCAGCAGCAGTAAACCACAGGCAGAAGCAGATGGGGTATAATGCCGCACAGGAACTCTATAAGCGTGTGCAGGAGAATCTTGCAAAAAAGAGACGATAG
- the uvrC gene encoding excinuclease ABC subunit UvrC — translation MEEIHFNIQEELKKLPGRPGVYIMHDEKDHIIYVGKAISLKNRVRQYFQSSYNKSVKIQQMVTHIRRFEYIVTDSELEALVLECNLIKEHRPKYNTMLMDDKAYPFIKVTTGETFPRVLLARKMVKDRARYFGPYTSSQAVRDTIDLIHKLYHVRSCNRNLPRDTGKERPCLNYHIHQCDAPCQGYISKDEYRKSIDEVIRFLNGNFDGILKELEEKMQAASEALEFEKAIEYRELLNSVKKVAQKQKITDSSGEDRDVLAVACQEDDAVVQVFFIRGGRLIGRDHFYLRISKGETKAEILDSFIKQYYAGTPFIPGELMLQEELEEQALLEEWLSTKRGQKVTIRIPKKGTKEKLVELAGENAQLVLNKDKERLKREEGRTIGAVKEIAALLGMERIVRMEAYDISNTNGFESVGSMIVYENGKPKRNDYRKFKIKSVKGPNDYASMREVLTRRFQHGLKEKEELRKKGEDSQLGSFTAFPDLILMDGGRGQVNIALQVLDELHLNIAVCGMVKDDHHRTRGLYYNNIEIPIDRDSEAFRLITRIQDEAHRFAIEYHRQLRGKGQVHSVLDDIPGIGSARRKALMRHFLSLDAIRDASVEELAKIPSMNQKAAESVYEFLH, via the coding sequence ATGGAAGAAATTCATTTTAATATTCAGGAAGAATTAAAGAAACTCCCGGGAAGACCGGGAGTTTATATTATGCATGATGAAAAAGATCATATTATTTACGTGGGAAAAGCGATCAGTCTGAAAAATCGTGTGCGGCAGTATTTTCAGAGCAGTTATAATAAAAGTGTCAAGATCCAGCAGATGGTGACGCATATCCGCAGATTTGAATATATTGTGACGGATTCAGAACTGGAGGCACTGGTCCTGGAATGCAATCTGATCAAAGAACACAGACCCAAGTATAATACGATGCTGATGGATGATAAAGCGTATCCATTTATTAAAGTAACGACAGGAGAGACATTTCCACGGGTGCTGCTGGCAAGGAAAATGGTGAAAGACAGGGCAAGATATTTTGGACCTTATACAAGTTCCCAGGCGGTGCGGGATACGATTGACCTGATCCATAAACTGTATCACGTCAGGAGCTGCAACCGGAATCTTCCGAGAGATACAGGAAAAGAACGTCCCTGCCTGAATTATCATATTCACCAGTGCGATGCACCGTGTCAGGGATATATTTCCAAAGACGAGTACCGGAAATCCATTGATGAGGTGATCCGTTTCCTGAACGGAAATTTTGACGGAATACTGAAAGAGCTGGAAGAAAAGATGCAGGCAGCGTCTGAGGCACTGGAGTTTGAAAAAGCAATCGAATACAGAGAACTTCTGAACAGTGTTAAAAAGGTGGCACAAAAGCAGAAGATCACGGATTCAAGCGGAGAGGACCGGGATGTGCTGGCAGTAGCGTGCCAGGAGGACGATGCGGTTGTACAGGTGTTTTTTATCCGTGGAGGAAGACTGATCGGACGGGATCATTTCTATCTGCGTATTTCAAAAGGAGAGACAAAGGCGGAGATACTGGACAGTTTCATCAAGCAGTATTATGCGGGTACTCCTTTTATTCCGGGAGAACTGATGCTCCAGGAAGAACTGGAAGAACAGGCGTTACTGGAGGAATGGCTGAGTACAAAGCGGGGACAGAAAGTCACGATCAGAATCCCGAAGAAAGGGACAAAAGAAAAATTAGTAGAACTGGCAGGAGAAAATGCACAGCTTGTACTGAACAAGGATAAAGAACGGTTGAAAAGAGAAGAAGGCCGTACAATCGGTGCAGTGAAAGAAATTGCCGCCCTGCTTGGAATGGAACGGATCGTGAGAATGGAGGCCTATGATATTTCCAATACCAACGGATTTGAATCGGTTGGTTCTATGATCGTGTATGAGAATGGAAAGCCAAAACGGAATGATTATAGAAAGTTTAAGATCAAAAGTGTAAAAGGGCCGAATGATTATGCGAGTATGCGGGAAGTCCTTACAAGAAGATTTCAGCATGGACTGAAAGAAAAAGAAGAACTGAGGAAAAAAGGAGAAGATTCTCAGCTTGGCAGTTTTACTGCTTTCCCGGATCTGATCCTGATGGATGGAGGCAGAGGGCAGGTTAATATTGCTCTTCAGGTGCTGGATGAACTGCATTTAAATATTGCAGTCTGCGGAATGGTGAAGGATGACCATCACCGGACAAGAGGACTCTACTACAATAATATAGAAATCCCCATTGACCGGGATTCAGAGGCATTCCGCCTGATAACGCGGATTCAGGATGAGGCACATCGGTTTGCAATCGAATATCATCGGCAGCTTCGCGGGAAAGGACAGGTTCATTCTGTGCTGGATGATATTCCGGGGATCGGATCAGCCAGAAGAAAAGCCCTGATGCGGCACTTTCTAAGCCTGGATGCGATCCGGGATGCGAGTGTGGAAGAACTGGCAAAAATCCCGTCAATGAATCAAAAAGCAGCAGAATCAGTCTATGAGTTTTTACATTAA
- the ftsH gene encoding ATP-dependent zinc metalloprotease FtsH yields MDNQNNKNKGPNNNRQGWGIILFTTLLITFIVMGLFSLMRGGTPEEISYDKFLKLVDNKKVESVTFTNSRINIVLTDSARKEKLKGTLKEVKDESKKSSSSKESTEKSGTSDSSKDSSSSAGENGTYDLISQLQEQMQDSGDTEEKDPDYYTGLVNDETLVEKLKKGGVQFKAEVPDTAGSLITELVITVVPIILMVLLFAFFMKRMTKGGGMMGIGKSNAKMYMEKQTGVTFQNVAGQDEAKESLQEVVDFLHNPEKYSGIGAKLPKGALLVGPPGTGKTLLAKAVAGEAGVPFFSLSGSAFVEMYVGVGASRVRDLFKQAQQMAPCIVFIDEIDAIGKTRDTAMGGNDEREQTLNQLLAEMDGFDTNKGLLVLAATNRPEVLDPALLRPGRFDRRIIVDKPDLKGRVDVLKVHAKDVKMDESVNLEEIALATSGAVGSDLANMINEAAINAVKNGRQVVSQKDLFEAVEVVLVGKEKKDRIMSAEERRIVSYHEVGHALVTALQKNTEPVQKITIVPRTMGALGYVMQTPEEEKFLNTKKELEAMIVVALGGRAAEEIVFDTVTTGASNDIEQATKIARAMITQYGMSDRFGLMGLESIQNRYLDGRPVLNCGEATASQIDEEVMRMLKSSYEEAKRLLSENRDALDRIAAFLIEKETITGKEFMKIFREVKGIPEPVEGEDGKEQAESGRINMKEV; encoded by the coding sequence ATGGATAACCAGAATAATAAGAACAAAGGTCCGAACAATAACCGGCAGGGATGGGGTATCATTTTATTTACCACGTTACTGATCACCTTTATTGTTATGGGCCTCTTTTCTCTTATGCGGGGAGGAACCCCGGAAGAGATCAGTTATGATAAATTCCTGAAGCTTGTAGACAATAAAAAGGTAGAGTCAGTGACGTTTACAAATTCCAGGATTAATATTGTACTTACGGATTCGGCAAGAAAGGAAAAGCTGAAGGGAACTTTAAAAGAAGTAAAGGATGAGAGTAAAAAAAGCAGTTCATCCAAAGAGTCCACGGAGAAAAGCGGTACTTCTGATTCTTCAAAGGACAGCAGTAGCTCAGCCGGGGAAAATGGAACCTATGATCTGATCAGTCAGCTCCAGGAGCAGATGCAGGACTCCGGAGATACGGAAGAGAAGGATCCTGATTATTATACCGGTCTTGTGAATGATGAAACACTTGTAGAGAAGCTGAAAAAGGGTGGAGTGCAGTTTAAGGCAGAAGTGCCGGATACGGCAGGTTCTCTGATCACGGAGCTGGTCATCACAGTTGTGCCAATCATTCTGATGGTATTGTTGTTCGCATTTTTTATGAAGCGGATGACCAAAGGCGGCGGTATGATGGGCATCGGAAAGAGCAATGCCAAGATGTATATGGAGAAGCAGACCGGAGTCACATTCCAGAATGTTGCCGGACAGGATGAAGCGAAGGAATCCTTGCAGGAAGTTGTTGATTTCCTTCATAATCCTGAGAAATACAGTGGGATCGGAGCGAAGCTGCCAAAGGGTGCATTGCTCGTCGGACCTCCTGGAACAGGTAAAACCCTGCTTGCCAAGGCAGTAGCCGGAGAAGCGGGCGTCCCGTTCTTCTCGTTGTCCGGTTCGGCTTTTGTAGAGATGTATGTAGGTGTAGGAGCTTCCCGTGTGCGTGATCTGTTCAAGCAGGCACAGCAGATGGCTCCATGTATTGTATTTATTGATGAGATTGATGCCATTGGAAAGACCCGTGATACAGCCATGGGTGGAAATGATGAGAGAGAGCAGACACTGAACCAGCTTCTTGCAGAGATGGATGGATTTGATACGAACAAAGGACTCCTTGTCCTTGCGGCTACAAACCGCCCGGAAGTGCTTGATCCAGCCCTGCTTCGTCCGGGACGGTTTGACCGCCGGATTATTGTAGATAAGCCGGATCTGAAGGGACGTGTGGATGTATTAAAAGTCCATGCAAAAGATGTCAAGATGGATGAAAGTGTGAACCTGGAAGAAATTGCACTGGCGACATCCGGTGCGGTAGGATCGGATCTCGCCAATATGATCAATGAGGCTGCGATCAATGCGGTAAAGAATGGCAGACAGGTCGTCAGTCAGAAAGATCTTTTTGAGGCAGTGGAAGTGGTACTGGTCGGTAAAGAGAAGAAAGATCGGATCATGAGTGCGGAAGAGCGGAGAATTGTTTCCTATCATGAGGTCGGACATGCACTGGTCACAGCACTTCAGAAAAATACGGAGCCTGTCCAGAAGATTACCATTGTGCCAAGAACAATGGGGGCCTTGGGGTATGTTATGCAGACACCGGAGGAAGAAAAATTCCTGAATACGAAGAAAGAGCTGGAAGCGATGATCGTAGTTGCACTTGGCGGTCGTGCCGCTGAAGAGATCGTCTTTGATACAGTGACGACCGGGGCATCCAACGATATCGAGCAGGCGACTAAGATTGCAAGAGCAATGATTACCCAGTATGGAATGTCTGACCGGTTCGGACTGATGGGACTGGAATCAATACAGAACCGTTATCTGGATGGAAGACCGGTGTTAAACTGCGGTGAGGCAACTGCAAGTCAGATTGATGAAGAAGTGATGCGGATGCTTAAGAGTTCTTATGAAGAGGCAAAACGTCTTCTGTCTGAAAACCGGGATGCACTGGATCGGATTGCTGCATTCCTGATTGAAAAAGAAACGATCACCGGAAAAGAATTTATGAAGATTTTCCGTGAAGTGAAGGGAATCCCGGAGCCGGTGGAGGGAGAAGACGGAAAAGAGCAGGCTGAATCCGGCAGGATCAATATGAAAGAAGTATAA
- a CDS encoding type II toxin-antitoxin system HicB family antitoxin, producing MIKKLLTFCYWSDPAVFRKAEEGGFWVSFPDLPECMTQGDSMNEAYEMAVDALGLSLSSMEDEGTAFPKASELDAVDSEDGVLVIVEFDMAEYRRKNRSKAVKKTLSIPEWLNRLHRCESWLTAAG from the coding sequence ATGATTAAAAAACTATTGACATTTTGTTACTGGAGTGATCCGGCTGTTTTTCGTAAAGCAGAAGAAGGGGGATTTTGGGTCAGCTTTCCTGATCTTCCTGAATGTATGACGCAAGGCGATAGTATGAATGAAGCTTATGAAATGGCAGTGGATGCGTTGGGGTTGTCTTTGTCCAGCATGGAAGATGAGGGCACCGCGTTTCCAAAGGCATCAGAACTTGACGCGGTGGATTCAGAAGACGGGGTTCTTGTTATTGTAGAATTTGATATGGCGGAGTATCGAAGAAAGAACAGATCTAAGGCTGTAAAGAAGACTCTTAGTATTCCGGAATGGCTGAACAGGTTGCACCGGTGCGAGAGCTGGCTGACTGCTGCCGGATGA
- a CDS encoding DUF1846 domain-containing protein, whose product MKIGFDNEKYLKMQSEHIRNRIGKFGGKLYLEFGGKLFDDYHASRVLPGFEPDSKLRLLKELSDQAEIVFAISAKDIEKNKIRGDLGITYDSDVIRLIGTYREQGLFVGSVVITQFSGQESALLFKHRLEKLNIPVYIHYNIPGYPANIPLIVSDEGYGKNDYIETSHPLVIVTAPGPGSGKMAVCLSQLYQDHQRGIDAGYAKFETFPIWNLPLKHPVNLAYEAATADLNDVNMIDPYHLEAYGETTVNYNRDVEIFPVLNTMFEKIYGSSPYKSPTDMGVNMAGNCICDDEACREASCQEIIRRYYTALGSLLKGNSSEKEAEKIELLMNMAGITIADRKVAVTALERAKESDAPAAALELEDGRIITGKTSNLLGASAALLLNVLKELAGVDHSIRIISPESIEPIQKLKVEYLKSKNPRLHTDEVLIALSGSAATNPLAELALSQLPKLKGCQAHTSVMLSDVDIKTFKKLGVQLTCEAVYEPSRRFKV is encoded by the coding sequence ATGAAAATAGGATTTGATAACGAAAAATATTTAAAAATGCAGTCCGAGCATATCAGAAACCGCATCGGAAAATTTGGTGGAAAGCTTTACCTTGAATTTGGCGGAAAGCTCTTTGACGACTACCACGCCTCCCGCGTTCTTCCGGGATTTGAACCCGACAGTAAACTCCGTCTTCTGAAAGAACTCAGCGACCAGGCTGAGATCGTCTTTGCGATCAGTGCCAAAGATATTGAAAAGAACAAGATCCGCGGGGATCTCGGAATTACTTATGATTCTGATGTCATCCGTCTGATCGGAACTTACCGTGAGCAGGGACTTTTTGTCGGCAGTGTTGTTATTACGCAGTTCTCAGGACAGGAAAGTGCCCTTTTGTTCAAGCACCGCCTGGAAAAGCTGAATATCCCGGTCTATATCCATTATAATATTCCTGGATATCCTGCCAATATTCCTCTCATTGTCAGTGATGAAGGCTATGGCAAAAATGATTATATCGAAACTTCCCATCCGCTGGTCATCGTAACGGCACCGGGTCCTGGAAGCGGAAAAATGGCGGTCTGCCTTTCCCAGCTTTATCAGGATCATCAGCGTGGAATTGATGCCGGCTATGCAAAGTTTGAAACATTCCCTATCTGGAATCTGCCTCTTAAGCATCCGGTCAATCTCGCTTACGAAGCCGCTACTGCAGATTTAAATGATGTCAATATGATCGACCCTTATCATCTGGAGGCTTACGGAGAAACGACGGTCAACTATAACCGTGATGTTGAGATTTTCCCTGTATTAAATACGATGTTTGAAAAGATTTATGGATCAAGTCCTTACAAATCTCCTACCGACATGGGGGTAAATATGGCTGGTAACTGTATCTGTGATGATGAAGCCTGCCGTGAGGCCTCCTGTCAGGAGATCATCCGCCGTTATTACACTGCTCTTGGCTCCCTCCTGAAGGGGAATTCCTCTGAAAAAGAAGCTGAAAAAATCGAACTGCTCATGAATATGGCTGGAATCACTATCGCTGACCGCAAAGTTGCTGTAACGGCATTGGAGCGTGCAAAAGAATCCGATGCACCTGCGGCAGCACTGGAACTTGAGGATGGACGGATCATCACCGGAAAGACTTCCAATCTTCTTGGAGCATCTGCCGCACTGCTTCTGAATGTTCTGAAAGAACTGGCAGGTGTCGATCACTCGATCAGGATCATCTCTCCTGAGTCTATCGAGCCAATCCAGAAACTGAAGGTGGAATACCTGAAGAGTAAAAATCCACGTCTTCATACAGATGAAGTGCTGATTGCCCTCTCAGGAAGTGCCGCAACTAACCCGCTTGCAGAACTGGCTCTCTCCCAGCTTCCAAAGCTGAAAGGCTGTCAGGCACATACTTCTGTGATGCTCTCAGATGTTGATATTAAGACTTTTAAAAAGCTTGGTGTTCAGCTCACCTGTGAAGCAGTCTATGAACCAAGCAGACGCTTTAAAGTCTGA